In a genomic window of Phycodurus eques isolate BA_2022a chromosome 2, UOR_Pequ_1.1, whole genome shotgun sequence:
- the fibinb gene encoding fin bud initiation factor has translation MAFTHMLLCAGMLTLRLCGAYYSGPLQPEMSNGTFHHYFVPDGDYEENDDPEKCQLLFRMTDERKCGPDEDQDSVIRDDFTIIKRQIEDSARVLEGLGLSISYDLDGEDSYGKYLRKETTQINDAFANSEKSLLELEVKFKQSQESELKEEHRLSDDFLNMILSTRDALKETLDISLGLRDKHELLSLIIRSHGTRLSRLKSEYIKY, from the coding sequence ATGGCTTTTACGCACATGCTGCTGTGTGCGGGGATGTTGACACTGCGTCTGTGCGGAGCATACTACAGCGGACCTCTTCAGCCAGAGATGTCTAATGGCACTTTTCACCATTACTTTGTGCCGGACGGCGACTACGAGGAAAACGACGACCCGGAGAAATGCCAACTGCTTTTCCGAATGACCGACGAACGAAAGTGTGGTCCCGACGAGGACCAGgactcggtcatccgggacgaTTTCACCATCATCAAGCGGCAGATTGAGGACTCCGCCCGGGTCCTGGAGGGGCTCGGCTTGAGTATCTCGTACGACCTGGACGGAGAGGACAGCTACGGAAAGTATCTGCGGAAAGAGACCACGCAGATAAACGACGCGTTCGCGAACTCCGAGAAGTCCCTGCTCGAGTTGGAGGTGAAGTTCAAGCAGAGCCAGGAGAGCGAGTTGAAGGAAGAGCATCGGCTCAGCGACGACTTCCTCAACATGATCCTGAGCACTCGGGACGCCCTGAAGGAGACTCTGGACATTTCTCTGGGCCTGAGGGACAAACACGAGCTGCTCTCGCTCATCATCCGAAGCCACGGCACACGGCTCAGTAGACTGAAGAGTGAATACATCAAGTACTGA